ATTTTAATACAGATGACATAGTCTTTCGAGTTTGGAGAATTATAGAGGGCTCCTTAAGGAGTGTTTATTTGGAAACACCTGTGGGGCTGGGTGTGGGCTGTCACCAgctctcactgtctctgcttGTCCCAACCCCTCCtctacttctttcctttccctttctctcccctcctgccctgccccctcccaatGGCTCTAGGTTCCTGAAGTTACAGTGACTGGCAAACCCCCAGAGGAAGGTGATGTTCCTAGAAGCAATCCGCCCGTGGCTTTCACAGAGGTCCCCCGGGCACCAGTCATCAGgattctcccctcttcctctcactctggcCTGGGTGGCTTCCCCAGGGACCAGGCCTCAGGGCCCGATGCAAGTGAGGGGGCAGCCGGGCCTCTCCTGGAACCCAGCCAGCAACAGGTGGAGGCCACGTGGGAAGTATCAAGCGCGAATGGAGGGGGCCGAAAGGACTCCGTCGTGGGGGCCATTATGGATGAACCCCCTGGGGGTCTGGAGGTCGTGAGTGGGTTGGAGGAGCTGCTTGGCGAGGACACCATTGACCAAGAGCTGGAGCAGCTCTACCTGTCTCACCTGAGCCGCTTGCGGGCTGCTGTGGCTGCAGGTGGGataggaggtggtggggagggccCCACAGATGGGGGGGTGTCCCCCAGCCATCCCCTGGGCATACTCACGGACCGCGACCTGATCTTGAAGTGGCCTGGCCCTGAGCGGGCTCTGAACAGTGCCCTGGCTGAGGAGATCACACTGCACTATGCCCGGCTGGGGCGTGGTGTGGAGCTTATCAAGGACACTGAGGATCCtgatgaggagggggagggcgaAGAGGGGCTTTCCATTATACCCTCCAGTCCAGAAGGGGATACCCCCAAGGAATCACCTCCGGAAATCCTCTCTGGGGCCCATTCTGTGGTAGCCACTATGGGAGATGTGTGGCTCCCGTGGGCAGAGGGCTCGGGATGTGACAGCCCCGTGGTTCTGGGTACAGAGGGTCAGTTCGCTGGGGCTCCAGAAAAGGGGTTGGGCAAGGACACTGATTCTTTGCACATGAATAAAGTGACAGCTGGGGTGACTAGGTCCCTGGGTGGGAAAGAAGGCTGCAAGGAGTTTACCACTGAGTGGGCAGGCAGCCTCGTTCCTATATCTGGCAAGGAACCAGCTGCCCCAGCCCTATGGAGGCAAGGTCTCACCAACCTTAGTCCCTCGGGGGCTGAAGTCTGCCCTTCCAGTTTGGCCAGGCCCCACGTGAGCTCCCAGGATGAAAAGGGTTCAGGCCCAAGCCTTGAGCCCCTAAAGAGGTCACCCACCTTAGCAACTCctacagaatgtgtgtgtgtattgcctCCCCAGCTCTGGGGGCCCTTGACCCAGACTCTGGGGGTCCTGGCTGGGTTGGTAGTTGTCCCTGTGGCTCTGAACAGTGGTATGTCCCTCCTGGTGCTTGCACTGTGCCTCTCTCTGGCCTGGTTCTCGTAGGAGCTGCTTGTGGGGAGCAGCAGTAGGAGGCATTCCCCTCTCTTGGATCTGGGGAGAGGCAGTCCCTGCACCACCCCCAGGGGCTTCAGATGGTACATGTGGCCTATATAGTGAGGGGTCTTTTGCTTCTGAGGATGCTCTACTGAAGAGAGACCTTCTCGTCCCTGAGGTCTTGTTGGCACAGGGCTCCCTGTGGTGACACTAGTGGAGGGGAACAGGGCACGGTGGATGGTGTGAGATAACTTTCAGAAAGGAACTGGGcatgtcctccctccccccccccccaagcctgtatttatttttgtataattctCTGGATGAGGGAGAGTGGTCGTGAGCTGGTCTTGGGGCACAATTACCCAGAGATATATTTATTAACAGCCAACCTGTGCAACCTGCtggagctttatttttaatttaatttatatagagTACCTATTATTATATGCCACAATAGAGCTCTATGAGAAATGATGTGTCTTTCTGTGCCGTGTTCTCCTGTTTGGGCCTGAGCGTGTGGGGTGGTCGTGTTCTGTGGGAggatgagggtggggagggggcatgggaCATGGTCatgcctgctgctgctgcttcagtGTATCCTTGAGGATCTGTGTCACCTCACCTCATGGGCCTACTCCGTGTGGTCCAGTGGTCTTGTGGGGGAGGCAGGTCCTTTGGTCTTTTCCATTctgccagggagggaggaagcgtGGTTGCCACATGAGGGTTTGGTGTCAAACACGTGGCTGTGGTCCACCATAGATGTGGGGATACCAGTTGTGAATCAGCCACAGTTTTGACACCAGGAGGGagacccctctccccaccccaacccccaagaTTGGGAAGGTCTCAGAAAGGACAGAGGAGTTAATGTGCTGTGAAGAATTCATACTGGAGTTGCTGTCCACAGACATTGCATTTCTAACTCGAAACAGGAAACTCAGAAGCTTTGACAGAAAGGATAGATATATTTACTGCATGCAAATAAAAATCTCTACATagcaaaataaaaccatatatttatttacctcCCCTCATAGCAAAATTTTATACCAGCTTTCTTCAGTTCTCTTCCAGGGCCCTGGTGCTTTTCTGAAACAGCTCCAGATTGCTTGTCTGACCACGTCAGCAGAAGTGCTGAAGTCACTGGTGATATTCACATTGGTATATCAATGGCCACATCCCAGACTTCACCTTATTTGACCAATTGACAGCATTTAACACAGTTGGTCATCCCCTCAACCTTGAAAGCCTTCTTTACTTGGTTTCCAGGACAGCACATTTGCCtagttttcctctttcctcattgGTCACTCTt
The DNA window shown above is from Lynx canadensis isolate LIC74 chromosome X, mLynCan4.pri.v2, whole genome shotgun sequence and carries:
- the PPP1R3F gene encoding protein phosphatase 1 regulatory subunit 3F produces the protein MARPAPVEPPLRHPAPPSPAAGEPRTSVEAAVAPRRVLFADEALGLPLAQLRRYRPWGGPGAGKMAAAAGQDGDGGGADEDDDGEDGDEGEEEEEACPEPSPLCPVPAGGGFYLVPTFSLPPAPGRLERLGRVMVELEALLPPPGAVPGGAGVWVPGGRPPVLRGLVRVLNRSFEKAVHVRASHDGWASFCDHPARYVPRSPPGAGAGGPGAGDPILDPGLGLGLGPGQASASSPDDGGRTDRFAFQLPFAEGAGDGARLDFVVRYETPEGTFWANNHGRNYTVLLRIAPAPTPTDAEGLPQQQQLQQLEPQPECQGPVEAEARQLKSCMKPVRRRPNEEELRMKNTDDNPPAVERPNVQESVGPLVAPTPLRPWPQMTLQVPEVTVTGKPPEEGDVPRSNPPVAFTEVPRAPVIRILPSSSHSGLGGFPRDQASGPDASEGAAGPLLEPSQQQVEATWEVSSANGGGRKDSVVGAIMDEPPGGLEVVSGLEELLGEDTIDQELEQLYLSHLSRLRAAVAAGGIGGGGEGPTDGGVSPSHPLGILTDRDLILKWPGPERALNSALAEEITLHYARLGRGVELIKDTEDPDEEGEGEEGLSIIPSSPEGDTPKESPPEILSGAHSVVATMGDVWLPWAEGSGCDSPVVLGTEGQFAGAPEKGLGKDTDSLHMNKVTAGVTRSLGGKEGCKEFTTEWAGSLVPISGKEPAAPALWRQGLTNLSPSGAEVCPSSLARPHVSSQDEKGSGPSLEPLKRSPTLATPTECVCVLPPQLWGPLTQTLGVLAGLVVVPVALNSGMSLLVLALCLSLAWFS